In Paenibacillus sp. 1781tsa1, one DNA window encodes the following:
- a CDS encoding YceI family protein, whose protein sequence is MNKKAKAWLITGVAAVVVIGGGGYYLSNSYLGNNVEIEQVLPASTATSTTTVDSTGTAVANETAGAEQLNGDWSISEGSKVYFSVTTSQETVNFVDEQVTGNWTINVDDAAQMKAEGQIEMDGIDSGNGQRDGHVKQADFFDIATYPQATFTATSFEGVPAEWPVGQTVDIKMKGTLTVRGIEKEVTFDAKAAYENNEVLLSATSMVTFEDFGMENPHSVVLSTENDIQVQLELKLSK, encoded by the coding sequence ATGAACAAGAAAGCGAAAGCATGGCTTATTACAGGTGTAGCGGCGGTTGTCGTAATCGGTGGCGGCGGATACTATCTTAGCAATAGCTACTTGGGGAACAACGTGGAGATTGAGCAGGTGCTTCCTGCGAGCACAGCGACTTCCACAACTACGGTAGATAGCACAGGAACGGCTGTAGCCAATGAAACTGCGGGAGCAGAGCAACTGAACGGAGACTGGAGCATTAGCGAAGGTTCCAAAGTATACTTCTCCGTAACCACTTCGCAGGAGACCGTTAATTTTGTGGACGAGCAAGTAACAGGCAATTGGACTATTAATGTAGACGATGCTGCTCAGATGAAAGCTGAAGGGCAGATCGAGATGGACGGGATCGATTCCGGGAATGGACAGCGTGATGGACACGTGAAGCAAGCCGATTTCTTCGACATTGCGACATATCCACAAGCAACATTTACAGCGACGTCATTTGAAGGGGTACCTGCGGAATGGCCTGTTGGTCAAACGGTTGATATCAAGATGAAGGGTACTTTAACCGTTAGAGGTATTGAAAAAGAAGTAACTTTTGATGCAAAAGCGGCTTATGAGAATAACGAAGTATTGTTGTCGGCGACATCGATGGTAACATTCGAAGATTTCGGAATGGAAAATCCGCATTCGGTTGTACTTTCGACAGAAAATGATATTCAGGTACAGCTTGAATTAAAACTCTCCAAGTAA